A genomic window from Methanovulcanius yangii includes:
- a CDS encoding DEAD/DEAH box helicase, with amino-acid sequence MTLNPILFASEIKKQHFRYQVTAFPLSDPDLSAQAEKMLSGEQSVGSELLKGPYISLSRPFAEGALLEDLVREGRLHPGVAHVAEHPRMFAHQENVFDAISEGNHCLVSTGTGSGKTESFLYPIIDHCFRLKDEQVPPGIVAVIVYPMNALAIDQLERLRGLLAGTGITFGMYVGSTKRKNSDVANVERMQKGEGREAYSRYYGKYGNHKNLIVIPHEEKISVEEMHEEPPRILLTNINQLEYLLTRPSDLKMIENSLLKFLVLDEAHTYTGSRGAEVALLIRRLRAFADTTADEVLCIGTSATIVDTKKKTTAPAKFFHRLFGVDPKLVTFVEEKYIGTSYPHDTFHTKPIGSAAPAFFEYTLDAIDGPGDPAAVSGILRKLGLPELSNEKSWKEELYETLLHSDIIPEIEASLSSPKNLWGATHDIWNVLKRPIPREEEAAELLTWLALGATAEKDNHPLLRPQVHFFIRGLAGTVGILGEPVESETPVNIYFSHAKAEKLNPNPRLQTTGIFPVVSCKKCGQHYFEIAVDEIGEEEKLHGGISEGENVYWPPAKENEGIKLTFTNRFVSEAEADDEDVADKLAKKRQEAYICRFCGTIHLKSSEQCLYCHVQQPVVPIYVLNKHGIIAKCPVCLFGAPSSKQSALRALSAVQVADIHILAQSMINAENAENRKLILFADNRQDAAFQAAWMSDHARRYRFRHLLFEIISKAEIPVAIGDLVETLTALFKMNPDLGRAVATEVYERGIEESYSSRTEESMKKYLRISILRELTTSFSQRDSLETWGKIGIAYFGLEESNPTIESFAARYQMSTEDAVNLLGSLCDYLRRSRILWDEKEPIYSHWWHRGMPEIQRKFIPYFDFPPKGVKIHRETVDKQQYVAGLTSSRGRTTVYDFIKKIGIDEEHIDQCIEDVWNILTRDLGILIPVTLTSQKGKPLPGATGVYQVDARKIGILPQNERYRCVVCNRIHSKMTPNERCMKIHCKGHLVREGPPEDDYNVSLLNHDFTMLIAREHTAQVPSDERQEIEQSFKDKNGTINCLVATPTLELGIDVGELDMVLMRNVPPLPSNYWQRAGRAGRRHRMAVIFTYSLKKPHDEYFFEDPMRLLGGTIYPPHINLKNPVMIRKHVHSAIISEIILTEMHADQGKAAKIKAIRETCLPPYISGYLFEPSRLIRQTPPDLTSLEGLITQLNPKICTRIQQVFSENWPEDSIDEVQSEILSDYVNSFVNDLRSHIALIHKRLLWAKKTRDSLTEKERNVSQLDEMDSRLLNRCRDYILGLGEKKLDNYTLNVLANSGFLPGYALHPGSVTGIASESFSYGWKKYMFELSRPESLAIREFVPGNLLYANGGKYRAIWYHLPFGEKGIDPDRYVVDLATMRVFLGQSGADGYANNEEITVPGVAICDTELGFVSLVSDEEQNRFKMPVVMGGIIQRNHRGIDHYAAGEREFSHRHGQDVRLINLGPSDKVREGQLGYPLCLVCGASRSPYASNTELENFYEFHETKCGKKPELFCFSADARVDGFLFERCETRSDAINLAEGLKIAANVSLEMEPDDLEFIILMHDEEQADVFLYDPMPGGSGILDQIIDQWDHIIERGIYSLNSCTNNCETACYECMKSYGNMQNHELLNRMRAAQLLNSIKSPLKKTSSVPSVEEEQASEGESTNTAEMRLSALMQEYGLPPFDRQKEIQLPQVNITTTPDFYYESLDNSVRIAIYLDGLSRFIHGDPEIQRKDQFIRTVLRSNGYIVVEISATALDDPEMMKYKLMEIGIALEN; translated from the coding sequence ATGACCCTCAATCCTATCCTTTTTGCATCTGAAATAAAAAAGCAGCACTTTAGGTATCAAGTGACGGCTTTTCCGCTCTCAGACCCGGATCTTTCTGCGCAGGCAGAAAAGATGCTCAGTGGGGAGCAGTCCGTTGGTTCCGAGCTCCTCAAGGGCCCATATATCTCCCTTTCCCGACCATTTGCCGAGGGGGCTCTTCTTGAAGATCTGGTCAGGGAAGGAAGGCTTCATCCGGGTGTCGCCCATGTCGCCGAACATCCACGGATGTTTGCCCACCAGGAGAATGTCTTCGATGCAATTTCAGAAGGGAATCATTGCCTGGTCTCGACGGGAACAGGTTCGGGAAAGACAGAGTCGTTTCTCTATCCCATTATAGACCACTGCTTCCGGCTCAAAGATGAACAGGTCCCACCGGGTATTGTCGCTGTGATCGTTTACCCGATGAACGCCCTTGCTATCGACCAGTTGGAGCGGCTGCGGGGTCTCCTCGCCGGAACAGGCATCACGTTTGGAATGTATGTAGGGTCAACCAAACGCAAGAATTCTGATGTCGCAAATGTTGAAAGGATGCAAAAAGGAGAGGGTCGAGAGGCTTATTCGCGATACTACGGGAAATATGGAAACCATAAAAATCTCATTGTCATCCCGCATGAGGAAAAGATCTCCGTTGAAGAGATGCATGAAGAACCCCCGCGAATTCTTTTAACCAATATCAATCAGCTTGAATACCTGCTCACCCGTCCCTCCGACCTCAAGATGATCGAGAATTCTCTCCTTAAATTCCTGGTTCTTGATGAGGCACATACGTACACCGGCTCACGAGGGGCAGAAGTTGCCCTGCTGATCCGACGGCTTCGGGCTTTTGCAGATACAACCGCTGATGAAGTACTATGCATCGGGACCAGTGCCACAATTGTTGATACAAAAAAGAAGACTACAGCCCCTGCAAAATTTTTCCACCGTCTATTTGGTGTCGATCCCAAGTTGGTTACATTCGTGGAAGAAAAATACATTGGTACCTCCTATCCGCACGATACATTCCATACTAAGCCCATCGGAAGTGCTGCCCCTGCATTCTTTGAATACACTCTTGATGCCATCGATGGACCGGGGGACCCCGCCGCAGTGTCCGGGATTCTCAGAAAATTGGGTCTTCCCGAGCTATCAAATGAAAAATCATGGAAGGAGGAACTCTACGAAACCCTCTTGCATAGTGACATTATTCCCGAAATTGAGGCATCCCTGTCATCACCAAAGAATCTATGGGGCGCTACGCATGACATCTGGAATGTCTTGAAAAGGCCAATCCCACGGGAGGAAGAGGCGGCAGAACTCCTTACGTGGCTTGCATTGGGGGCCACCGCAGAGAAGGATAACCATCCCCTTCTTCGTCCTCAAGTCCACTTTTTTATTCGTGGTCTTGCCGGCACCGTCGGTATCCTTGGCGAACCAGTTGAGAGTGAAACACCGGTAAACATCTACTTCTCACATGCCAAAGCGGAGAAGCTCAACCCCAACCCGCGCCTGCAAACCACAGGTATCTTCCCCGTCGTCTCCTGCAAAAAATGTGGGCAGCATTACTTTGAGATTGCTGTCGATGAGATCGGTGAAGAAGAGAAACTGCATGGAGGGATTAGTGAAGGGGAGAATGTCTACTGGCCTCCTGCCAAGGAAAATGAAGGCATAAAACTCACTTTTACGAACCGGTTTGTCAGTGAAGCAGAGGCCGATGACGAAGATGTGGCGGATAAACTGGCAAAAAAGCGTCAGGAAGCCTACATCTGTCGTTTCTGCGGGACTATTCATTTGAAATCCTCGGAACAATGTCTGTACTGCCACGTTCAGCAACCGGTTGTACCGATATACGTTCTGAATAAACACGGAATTATTGCAAAGTGTCCAGTCTGTCTCTTTGGGGCACCCTCTTCCAAACAATCGGCACTCAGGGCCCTCTCTGCCGTGCAGGTAGCAGATATCCACATTCTCGCGCAAAGTATGATCAATGCAGAGAATGCAGAAAATCGAAAACTGATACTCTTTGCAGATAATCGGCAGGACGCCGCCTTCCAGGCGGCATGGATGTCGGATCACGCCCGCCGATACAGGTTCAGACATCTGCTCTTTGAAATTATTAGCAAAGCCGAGATTCCCGTAGCCATCGGGGACCTCGTTGAGACGCTCACCGCTCTCTTCAAAATGAATCCGGATCTGGGAAGAGCGGTTGCAACTGAAGTCTATGAACGGGGAATCGAGGAGTCGTACAGCAGCAGAACTGAAGAGAGCATGAAAAAATACCTGAGAATTTCGATTCTCAGGGAACTTACGACGAGCTTCTCTCAAAGAGACAGTCTTGAGACATGGGGGAAGATTGGTATTGCCTACTTTGGTCTTGAGGAGAGTAACCCCACCATCGAATCATTCGCTGCCAGGTATCAGATGAGTACAGAGGATGCAGTCAATCTTCTTGGCAGCCTGTGTGATTATCTGCGGCGTTCCCGCATACTTTGGGATGAAAAGGAGCCCATTTACAGCCACTGGTGGCACAGGGGAATGCCTGAAATACAGAGAAAGTTTATCCCATATTTTGACTTCCCACCGAAAGGTGTAAAAATTCATCGTGAAACCGTCGATAAGCAACAGTATGTCGCAGGTCTGACATCATCGAGAGGCAGGACCACGGTATATGATTTCATCAAAAAAATCGGCATTGATGAGGAGCATATCGATCAGTGCATAGAGGATGTCTGGAACATTTTAACCCGCGATCTCGGCATTCTTATCCCGGTCACCCTGACATCACAGAAAGGGAAACCCCTGCCCGGTGCAACAGGAGTATATCAGGTCGATGCCCGGAAGATCGGCATTCTCCCCCAAAACGAACGCTACCGATGTGTGGTTTGTAATAGAATCCACAGCAAAATGACACCTAATGAGCGGTGTATGAAGATTCACTGCAAGGGCCACCTCGTCAGAGAAGGTCCTCCTGAAGATGACTACAATGTGAGCCTTCTCAATCATGATTTCACCATGCTCATTGCACGCGAACACACCGCACAGGTCCCATCGGATGAGCGCCAAGAGATCGAACAGTCATTCAAGGATAAAAATGGCACAATTAACTGTCTGGTTGCAACTCCCACTCTCGAACTCGGTATTGATGTGGGCGAGCTGGACATGGTACTGATGAGGAACGTACCACCCCTCCCCTCAAATTACTGGCAACGGGCGGGCCGTGCCGGGCGCAGACACCGGATGGCCGTAATATTCACATATTCGTTAAAAAAGCCCCATGATGAATATTTCTTTGAAGATCCCATGCGGCTTTTAGGGGGCACAATATATCCTCCTCATATTAACCTGAAAAATCCGGTGATGATTAGAAAGCATGTTCATTCAGCAATTATATCCGAGATCATCCTTACCGAGATGCATGCAGACCAAGGAAAGGCAGCGAAGATAAAGGCTATCCGAGAGACGTGCCTGCCTCCGTACATATCCGGATATCTCTTTGAACCCAGTCGTCTGATAAGGCAAACTCCCCCTGATCTTACTTCCCTCGAAGGTCTAATTACTCAACTCAACCCGAAGATTTGCACCAGAATCCAGCAGGTATTTTCAGAGAACTGGCCTGAAGATTCAATTGATGAGGTTCAATCTGAAATTCTTAGCGACTATGTGAATTCCTTTGTCAATGATCTTCGGTCCCATATCGCTTTGATACATAAACGATTGCTCTGGGCGAAAAAGACACGTGATTCCTTAACCGAAAAAGAACGAAACGTCTCACAACTCGATGAAATGGACTCTCGCCTTCTGAACCGTTGCAGAGATTACATCCTTGGTCTTGGAGAAAAAAAGCTTGATAACTATACCCTGAACGTTCTTGCGAACAGCGGTTTTCTTCCCGGCTATGCCCTCCATCCTGGATCTGTGACGGGTATTGCATCCGAATCCTTCTCCTACGGATGGAAGAAATACATGTTTGAGCTATCACGACCGGAATCGCTTGCAATACGTGAATTTGTTCCAGGAAATCTCCTCTATGCAAATGGCGGGAAATATAGGGCAATATGGTATCATCTGCCATTTGGTGAGAAGGGGATAGATCCGGACCGATATGTCGTGGATCTCGCAACTATGCGGGTTTTCCTCGGCCAGTCAGGCGCAGATGGTTATGCAAATAATGAAGAGATCACAGTACCTGGGGTAGCCATTTGCGATACTGAGCTTGGTTTTGTATCACTGGTCTCCGATGAAGAACAGAACCGGTTTAAAATGCCGGTTGTTATGGGAGGAATCATTCAGCGGAATCACCGGGGTATTGATCATTATGCGGCTGGTGAACGCGAATTCTCACATCGCCATGGGCAGGATGTTCGACTCATCAACCTCGGACCATCCGATAAAGTGCGTGAAGGGCAATTGGGGTACCCTCTCTGTCTTGTTTGTGGAGCCTCCCGCTCTCCCTATGCCTCAAATACTGAGTTGGAAAATTTTTATGAGTTCCATGAAACTAAATGTGGTAAAAAACCCGAACTGTTTTGTTTCAGTGCAGACGCAAGAGTAGATGGATTTCTTTTCGAGCGATGCGAAACCAGATCTGATGCCATCAACCTCGCTGAGGGATTGAAAATTGCTGCAAATGTCTCTCTCGAGATGGAACCTGATGATCTTGAGTTCATTATACTCATGCATGATGAAGAACAGGCAGATGTATTCCTTTATGATCCCATGCCGGGAGGTTCTGGCATTCTTGATCAGATAATCGATCAATGGGACCATATCATTGAACGCGGGATATATTCTCTCAACAGCTGTACGAACAACTGTGAAACGGCCTGCTATGAATGTATGAAATCCTATGGGAACATGCAGAATCATGAACTTTTAAACCGGATGCGTGCAGCCCAACTACTTAATTCAATAAAATCACCTCTTAAAAAGACTTCATCCGTCCCATCAGTTGAAGAGGAGCAGGCCTCAGAAGGTGAATCCACAAACACTGCAGAAATGCGACTTTCGGCATTAATGCAGGAATATGGTTTACCTCCCTTTGATCGTCAGAAAGAAATCCAGTTGCCACAGGTAAACATCACTACTACACCAGACTTTTATTATGAGTCTCTGGACAACAGTGTTCGTATAGCGATCTATCTTGACGGTCTTTCAAGATTTATTCATGGGGATCCGGAAATTCAGAGGAAAGACCAGTTTATTCGGACTGTTTTGAGATCAAATGGGTATATAGTGGTTGAAATTTCAGCCACGGCACTTGATGATCCTGAGATGATGAAGTATAAGTTGATGGAAATCGGAATTGCCCTTGAAAATTAA
- a CDS encoding Eco57I restriction-modification methylase domain-containing protein encodes MSDQSVNDWFSELRQNGLLISSPILDSWLPDGPVSLDDQSYERLRDGYLAYLSRSESDRQDHTGLHLWLNTVFERFFGYEQSWWQKHTRIDERFIVVQSGFSGGKLRPDRVLCMKGDSEDPRFLVLIEHEAKRVGMGRGRALYSAFIALLRETGVPLGLLTNGHQFRLVYAGLDFDAWVEWEADRWFEDAAGRRQLAGFLSLCGPLGTFPSGNISFPLLQAVTESRSKQGDLSQVLGERTREAVELLLSAYDASRQTHRELDDILFLKPDGNRISENEAHHALYQASIRLIMRIVVTLFAESRELLPVESDIYYSSYGVEGLYAQLRSALGSGGEDCLHEQQQAWHRLLALFRLIAEGSEYEDLIVPVYGGALFRRGEPSSADVVSRALALYEDRRVIISDAVVYRILWLLKFGEVKVKMGRTTRRIPGVVDFSDLRTEYIGMMYEGLLDYRLKMVTPAEEAVVFLNLGKQPALPFALLRDMEDTPLRNLINELSKEDSSDTGEGEETASDDADLPEPEVDETDEESDEEDASSTETGEGELWQQVFAWACRAVVVSRRVRRTQRMDETIFQAEVEIKARGLLQKVVYPGQMYLIRSTGTRKGSGTFYTKPQLAVPTVHRTLEPLAYEVTPTDEKKVKVPKTPDVILGLRVCDPAMGSGSFLVGASRYLTTALFESLWHHGMINERRAGGTVVTLPFEDPFTRKPYEEFMPESTEDELFDSRLKARLKRHVTERCIYGVDLNPLAVELAKLSLWVETMDRQLPFTYLDHKLRCGNSLVGCWFDRFEEYPVMAWMREGGDKTHSNGIHYRKGVWTDAIKTNLKEQVKPELAAHIRRHAEGQTGLEEWAVDGKVGHTLHNQAVALAERLHAIPIQQSDEREQCYRQRFVENEGLKALHHAFDRWCAVWFWPGDWLDEDGPTPARFYHPTEVFTERVRQIAADQRFFHWELEFPDVFMAGRGGFDAVVGNPPWEISKPKSQEFFSLYDPVYRTRSKQDAISQQKDLFRQNSAIERAWLLYNAGFKAMSNWNKHASFPFGDPDDEAVGGAKISFSRTRTENLGLHAKWRRRRVQQSGYADSAHPFRHQGSADINTYKMFLESAHALCRTGGRIGMIVPSGIYTDNGTKQLRELFLNHCNWEWIFGFENRKKIFDIDSRAKFCPILLEKGNRTEAIQVAFMRHDLEDWERPEDCSLSYPVERVHAFSPKSLSILETQTDRDLAIITKIYDGSVLLGDQGPEGWGIKYAAEFHMTNDSNLFPPRAWWEERGYTPDEYGRWVPSEGEAPELVYRGKKIGEPGDMALPLYEGRMIGQFDFSEKGWVSGTGRSAVWRDIPWDEKVIEPQYLISKSKFKDNPRVSKKFKLGMMDVTSATNSRTAIATGIFDMPCNHKVPTLTPMNYSINNIFQLLSVFNSIPFDYAVRTRLGGTSLIWSVLEEMPTPVQLHTSGERLCQYSVELLLPNQLFAAIWMQIKDDYPNKINRSWKSCWAITPHERLRLRCILDSIIAYFYGLSAEDMGWILRDCGHSTYNIRSLSKEFDPKGFWRVDKDKDPELRHTVLLLKAFLDLKTMGLEAFYAQNDGEGWMIPETITYEVLADGTIAFDTPNGITVPVRKRLGERFLPWQLESSAKESWAECEMHARKILGDEEFEKMIAESERGDFNEVEVSDVQKVLKRAKGKNETFITEKRNQKSLFDY; translated from the coding sequence ATGAGCGATCAATCTGTGAATGATTGGTTTTCTGAACTCCGTCAAAACGGCCTTTTAATATCGTCTCCCATATTGGATTCATGGCTGCCAGATGGGCCGGTTTCTCTGGATGATCAATCCTATGAGCGCCTTCGTGATGGGTATCTGGCTTATCTCTCACGTTCAGAGTCTGATCGTCAAGATCACACCGGATTGCATCTCTGGCTAAATACGGTCTTCGAGCGGTTCTTCGGATATGAACAGTCTTGGTGGCAGAAACACACTAGGATCGATGAACGGTTTATTGTTGTCCAGAGCGGATTTTCCGGTGGGAAGCTCCGGCCAGATCGGGTCCTTTGTATGAAAGGCGATTCCGAGGATCCAAGGTTTCTGGTACTCATTGAGCATGAGGCAAAGCGGGTTGGCATGGGACGGGGAAGAGCATTGTATAGTGCCTTTATCGCCTTGCTCCGGGAAACCGGCGTTCCCCTTGGTCTCCTCACAAATGGTCATCAGTTCAGACTGGTATACGCTGGCCTGGACTTTGATGCCTGGGTTGAATGGGAGGCTGACCGATGGTTTGAGGATGCAGCAGGACGGCGCCAGCTCGCTGGATTTCTCAGTCTCTGTGGACCGTTGGGAACCTTCCCTTCGGGAAACATCTCCTTTCCACTTCTGCAGGCTGTAACCGAGAGCAGGTCAAAGCAGGGAGATTTGTCTCAGGTTCTTGGGGAGCGGACGCGTGAAGCTGTAGAATTGCTGCTTTCCGCCTATGATGCGTCCCGACAAACACACAGAGAACTCGACGACATATTGTTCCTGAAACCTGATGGCAACCGAATCTCAGAAAATGAAGCGCACCATGCACTTTACCAGGCATCCATCCGGTTGATAATGCGCATTGTGGTGACTCTCTTTGCAGAATCCCGCGAGTTACTTCCGGTCGAGAGTGATATTTACTACTCGTCATACGGTGTGGAGGGACTATATGCACAACTTCGTTCAGCACTGGGTTCAGGTGGCGAAGATTGCCTGCATGAACAACAACAGGCATGGCACCGCCTTCTGGCGCTCTTCAGATTAATTGCAGAGGGATCGGAATATGAAGATCTTATCGTTCCGGTGTATGGCGGTGCACTGTTTCGAAGGGGCGAACCATCAAGCGCTGACGTGGTATCCCGTGCACTGGCCCTCTACGAAGATAGGCGTGTGATAATCTCCGATGCGGTGGTGTACCGAATCCTTTGGCTTCTGAAGTTTGGGGAGGTTAAAGTGAAGATGGGAAGAACCACCCGACGGATCCCCGGGGTAGTGGACTTCTCCGACCTGCGGACTGAGTACATCGGGATGATGTACGAGGGTCTGCTCGATTACCGGCTGAAGATGGTGACGCCTGCAGAAGAGGCAGTAGTATTCCTTAACCTCGGAAAACAACCTGCATTGCCATTTGCCTTGCTAAGGGATATGGAAGATACACCCCTCAGGAACCTGATCAATGAGTTGTCAAAGGAGGACTCCTCAGATACCGGTGAAGGGGAAGAAACTGCCAGTGATGATGCGGATCTTCCAGAACCGGAGGTTGATGAAACTGACGAAGAATCCGATGAAGAGGATGCTTCTTCGACAGAGACGGGTGAAGGGGAGCTCTGGCAGCAGGTCTTTGCCTGGGCATGCCGGGCTGTCGTGGTGTCCCGCCGTGTCCGGCGAACACAGAGGATGGATGAAACTATCTTCCAGGCCGAGGTTGAAATAAAGGCCAGAGGGCTCCTTCAAAAGGTGGTCTATCCCGGCCAGATGTACCTGATAAGGAGCACTGGTACACGGAAAGGTTCAGGAACATTTTACACCAAGCCACAACTCGCGGTGCCGACTGTTCACCGTACTCTTGAACCCCTTGCTTATGAGGTTACACCTACTGATGAGAAGAAAGTAAAGGTGCCGAAGACTCCAGATGTGATACTTGGCCTCAGAGTCTGTGACCCGGCGATGGGGTCGGGGAGCTTTCTGGTGGGAGCATCACGTTACCTGACTACAGCCCTGTTTGAAAGCCTGTGGCACCACGGGATGATCAATGAACGTCGGGCCGGCGGGACGGTTGTTACCCTTCCCTTTGAGGATCCTTTCACCAGAAAACCGTACGAGGAGTTCATGCCAGAGTCTACGGAAGATGAACTCTTTGATTCACGACTGAAGGCCCGATTAAAGCGGCATGTTACTGAACGGTGTATCTACGGGGTGGACCTCAATCCGCTTGCGGTTGAGCTTGCAAAACTCTCCCTCTGGGTGGAGACGATGGACCGTCAGCTCCCCTTTACCTATCTTGATCATAAGCTCCGGTGCGGGAACAGCCTTGTGGGATGTTGGTTTGACCGGTTTGAGGAATATCCGGTGATGGCGTGGATGCGTGAGGGCGGTGACAAGACCCATTCCAATGGCATTCACTATAGAAAGGGCGTATGGACGGATGCAATCAAGACGAATTTGAAGGAACAGGTAAAGCCTGAACTTGCTGCACATATCAGACGGCATGCCGAAGGGCAGACCGGGCTTGAGGAGTGGGCTGTGGACGGGAAAGTTGGTCATACCCTCCATAACCAGGCGGTCGCCCTTGCAGAACGGCTTCATGCGATACCCATTCAGCAGTCCGATGAACGGGAGCAGTGCTATCGACAGCGATTTGTTGAAAATGAAGGTCTCAAGGCCCTCCACCATGCTTTTGATCGATGGTGTGCCGTCTGGTTCTGGCCTGGTGACTGGCTGGACGAGGACGGGCCAACTCCGGCGCGGTTCTATCACCCGACGGAAGTCTTCACTGAACGGGTCCGCCAGATAGCCGCAGACCAACGATTCTTCCACTGGGAACTGGAGTTTCCGGATGTCTTTATGGCAGGGCGCGGGGGGTTCGACGCGGTTGTGGGGAATCCTCCATGGGAGATTTCAAAGCCAAAGTCACAGGAGTTCTTTTCCCTATACGACCCGGTATACCGGACCCGAAGTAAACAGGACGCCATCTCCCAGCAGAAAGATCTTTTCAGGCAAAACAGCGCAATTGAGCGTGCATGGCTCCTTTACAATGCCGGGTTTAAGGCGATGTCAAACTGGAACAAGCATGCATCATTTCCCTTTGGGGACCCGGACGATGAGGCAGTCGGTGGCGCGAAGATCTCGTTTTCACGTACAAGAACTGAGAACCTCGGGTTGCATGCCAAATGGAGGCGACGACGCGTCCAGCAGAGCGGATATGCGGACAGTGCCCATCCCTTCCGCCATCAGGGTTCCGCGGACATCAATACCTACAAAATGTTTCTTGAGTCGGCGCATGCCCTATGCCGTACCGGCGGCCGGATCGGGATGATCGTCCCCTCCGGCATCTATACTGATAATGGTACGAAGCAATTGCGGGAACTGTTCCTGAACCACTGTAATTGGGAGTGGATATTCGGATTCGAGAACAGGAAAAAAATATTTGATATAGATTCTCGTGCAAAGTTCTGTCCAATTCTCCTTGAGAAAGGCAACAGAACAGAGGCTATCCAGGTTGCCTTCATGCGCCACGACCTTGAGGACTGGGAACGACCAGAAGATTGTTCGCTTTCCTATCCGGTGGAACGGGTTCATGCATTTAGCCCGAAGAGTCTTTCCATTCTTGAGACTCAGACAGATCGTGATTTGGCTATCATCACAAAGATCTATGACGGCTCAGTTCTGCTAGGGGATCAGGGCCCAGAGGGGTGGGGTATTAAGTATGCTGCAGAGTTCCATATGACCAATGATTCAAACCTCTTCCCGCCCCGGGCATGGTGGGAGGAGCGAGGCTATACCCCCGATGAGTATGGGCGCTGGGTGCCTTCGGAAGGGGAAGCGCCGGAACTTGTTTATCGAGGGAAAAAGATTGGTGAGCCTGGTGATATGGCGCTCCCGCTCTATGAAGGACGGATGATTGGCCAGTTTGACTTTTCTGAGAAAGGATGGGTAAGTGGAACTGGAAGGAGTGCTGTTTGGCGGGATATTCCATGGGATGAGAAGGTGATTGAGCCGCAATATTTAATTTCAAAAAGTAAATTCAAGGATAATCCAAGGGTTTCAAAAAAATTCAAATTAGGTATGATGGATGTAACCTCTGCAACCAATTCAAGAACAGCAATTGCAACAGGAATTTTTGATATGCCCTGCAATCATAAGGTTCCAACACTAACCCCTATGAATTATTCTATAAACAATATATTTCAATTATTGTCGGTATTCAATTCAATACCATTTGATTATGCAGTTAGAACACGATTAGGTGGAACATCTTTGATTTGGAGTGTGTTAGAAGAAATGCCAACTCCAGTTCAATTACATACCTCTGGAGAAAGATTGTGTCAATATTCAGTAGAATTATTATTACCAAATCAGTTATTCGCTGCCATCTGGATGCAAATAAAGGATGATTATCCCAATAAAATTAATCGTAGTTGGAAATCATGTTGGGCTATCACTCCACATGAGCGTCTAAGACTTCGCTGTATTCTCGATTCAATTATTGCATATTTCTATGGACTTTCTGCTGAGGATATGGGATGGATTCTAAGAGATTGCGGGCATTCGACATATAATATTAGATCACTCTCAAAAGAATTCGATCCCAAAGGCTTCTGGCGGGTGGACAAAGATAAAGATCCTGAGCTTCGTCATACAGTTCTTTTACTGAAGGCGTTTTTGGATCTGAAGACTATGGGCTTAGAGGCCTTCTACGCTCAGAATGACGGAGAAGGATGGATGATACCAGAAACGATTACTTATGAAGTGCTCGCTGATGGGACCATTGCCTTCGATACACCGAATGGGATTACCGTTCCTGTCAGGAAACGGCTTGGTGAACGATTCCTGCCTTGGCAACTTGAAAGTTCAGCGAAAGAAAGCTGGGCAGAATGCGAGATGCATGCCAGAAAAATCCTCGGTGATGAAGAGTTTGAAAAAATGATAGCTGAATCGGAACGCGGCGATTTCAATGAGGTTGAAGTATCGGATGTGCAAAAAGTTCTCAAGAGAGCAAAAGGGAAAAACGAGACTTTTATCACTGAAAAACGGAATCAAAAATCCTTATTCGATTATTAA